The Streptomyces nigra genome includes the window CAATCGAAGCACGGCGTCCAGCGGCAGTCCTCGACCTCCGTCTCGTCGAGGGCGTCCTGCCAGTCCTCCCAGAGCCAGTCCTTGTCGAGGCCGGAGTCCAGGTGGTCCCAAGGGAGGACCTCCTCGTACGTGCGCTCGCGCGTCGTGTACCAGTCGACGTCGACGCCGAACGGGGCCAGCGCCTTGTCCGCGCAGGCCATCCAGCGGTCGTAGGAGAAGTGCTCGCGCCAGCCGTCGAAGCGGCCGCCGTCGTCGTAGACCGCACGGATGACGGCGCCGATGCGGCGGTCGCCGCGGGAGAGCAGGCCCTCGACGATGCCGGGCTTGCCGTCGTGGTAGCGGAAGCCGATGGAGCGGCCGTACTTCTTGTCGCCGCGGATCTTGTCGCGGAGCTTCTCCAGGCGGGCGTCCGTCTCCTCCGCCGAGAGCTGCGGGGCCCACTGGAAGGGGGTGTGGGGCTTGGGGACGAAGCCGCCGATGGAGACCGTGCAGCGGATGTCGTTGGAGCGCGAGACCTCTCGGCCCTTCGCGATCACCTTGGTCGCCATGTCTGCGATCTGCAGGACGTCCTCGTCGGTCTCCGTCGGCAGGCCGCACATGAAGTACAGCTTCACCTGGCGCCAGCCGTTGCCGTACGCGGTGGCGACCGTGCGGATCAGGTCGTCCTCGGAGACCATCTTGTTGATGACCTTGCGCATGCGCTCGGAGCCGCCCTCGGGGGCGAAGGTGAGGCCGGAGCGGCGGCCGTTGCGCGTCAGCTCGTTCGCCAGGTCGACGTTGAAGGCGTCCACGCGGGTGGAGGGGAGGGAGAGGCCGATCTTGTCTTCCTCGTACCGGTCCGCCAGGCCCTTCGCGATGTCGCCGATCTCCGAGTGGTCGGCCGAGGAGAGGGACAGCAGGCCCACCTCTTCGAAGCCTGTCGCCTTCAGGCCCTTTTCGACCATGTCACCGATGCCGGTGATGGAGCGTTCACGAACCGGGCGGGTGATCATGCCGGCCTGGCAGAAGCGGCATCCTCGGGTGCAGCCGCGGAAGATCTCCACGGACATGCGCTCGTGGACGGTCTCGGCCAGCGGCACGAGGGGCTGCTTGGGATAGGGCCACTCATCGAGGTCCATGACGGTGTGCTTGGAGACCCGCCACGGGACGCCCGACCTGTTGGGGACCACGCGGGCGATCCGGCCGTCGGGGAGGTACTCGACGTCGTAGAACGCCGGGATGTAGACACCGCCGGTCTTCGCCAGGCGGAACAGGACCTCCTCGCGGCCGCCGGGCCGGCCCTCGGCCTTCCACTCGCGGATGACGCGGGTCATGTCCAGGACGGCCTGCTCGCCGTCGCCGATGACGGCGGCGTCGATGAAGTCGGCGATCGGCTCGGGGTTGAACGCGGCGTGTCCGCCGGCCAGCACGATCGGGTCGTCGATCGTGCGGTCCTTGGACTCCAGCGGGATGCCCGCGAGGTCCAGGGCGGCCAGCATGTTCGTGTAGCCGAGCTCGGTGGAGAAGGACAGGCCGAACACGTCGAAGGCCTTCACCGGGCGGTGGCTGTCCACCGTGAACTGCGGGACGTGGTGCTCCCGCACCAGGGCCTCCAGGTCCGGCCACACGCTGTAGGTGCGCTCGGCGAGGACGCCCTCCTGCTCGTTCAGGACCTCGTAGAGGATCATGACGCCCTGGTTGGGCAGCCCGACCTCGTAGGCGTCGGGGTACATGAGCGCCCAGCGGACGTCGCAGGACTCCCACGGCTTGACCGTGGAGTTGAGTTCTCCGCCGACGTACTGAATCGGCTTCTGCACATGCGGGAGCAGAGCTTCGAGCTGCGGGAACACGGACTCGGCGGCCGCAGCGGTTTCGGCAGACATCTCGCGAACCTTCGTGAGCTGGACTGAACTGACAGGGGTGACCATCTAGCGTAACGCGGCGCCGGACCCCCTCAGCACGCCCGATGGCTCACAGGGCGTCCGCCCTGTGCTTCACCCCGTCCCAGAATCCGGGCAGCCCGGCCTCCACGGCGGCCGCCCGCTGCTCCTCCCGTCCGTACAGCAGCCCGAAGGTGAAGGCGCTGTGGCCCGCGGCGTGCGCGCCGGCGGCCAGCTCGCGCAGGGTCTGGCGGGCCATGACGCTGTCCTGGTGCTCGCCCAGCAGGTTCTGCAGAGCCTTCATGGACTTGACCAGGTCCTTGGCGGGGCCGTCGAGGGCCGGTACGGCCGCCTCCGCCGCGTACCGGGTCCGCTTGGTCTTCTTGCGGGCCTCGTGGATGGCCACGTCGCGCTCGGCGCCGGGCTCCAGGTCCAGTGCCTGCCGCACCAGCGCGGCCACCTTGCCGAAGTCCTTGCGTACGGCCTTGCCGAGCACCTTGGCCGGCTTCTTCCCGGCGGCCTTCAGCAGTGGCGGGTCGGCGAGCACGCCGTCGAGCGCGTCGAGCAGTGCCAGATAGCGGCGGGAGTCGAGGACGCCGATGAGCCGGGCGCTCGCGCCGCCGGGCCGCTCCCCCGCCCAGCTGCTCAGCCGCTCGGCGACGGGCCCGGCGACCAGGGAGGGCGGCACCTCGGCGAGGGCGGCGGAGAGGCGTTCGTTCAGGACTTCACGGTCCCGGTCCACGCCGAGCTCACCGGCCAGCCATTTCAGCTCGTCGGCGATCGGGTCGGTGACGGAGCGGTCGAGGACCTTGCCGAAGGACTTGAAGGCGCTTCGGGTGCGGCGGGTGGCGACGCGCATGCTGTGCACGGAGTCCTCGGTGTCCTGGCGCACGGCGGGGTCGAGGGCGACGATCGTGTCGCGCTGGGTGCGCAGATAGGCGAGGACGTGGTCGCCCGCGGTCCCCGACGGCTCCGGCGACGCGGCGGCGAGTGTCCTCGGAGCGGTCTCGGCCAGGGCGCGGGCCAGCTTGGACGGCGACGCGGACGGCCGTACGCCCGCCTTGCGCAGCTTCTTCTCGACCTGGTCGAGCAGGGCGGGGTCGCCGTCGTCGGCCAGTTCCACCTCGATCTCGGTCCACTGGGTGCGGCCGCCGCCTCCGGTGAGCCGCTCGGCCCGGACGGCGTCGACGCTGATCTCGGCGAGCACCCGTCCGTCGGCGTCCACGAGGTCACGGGCGTCGCGGTCGGACCGCAGCCGGATCACCGGCACGAGTTGGGCGGTACGGACCCGTGAGCGGACCAGGGCGGCGAGGTCGTCGGGAAGTGTGTCGGAGAGCGGGGCCTGGATCTCGTCCCGGACGCCGGGGGCGACGGGGAATTTCAGATGCCAGCCGGCGTCGGAGCCGCCGGTGCGGCGACGGAGGGTGACCGACGCTCCGGCGAGGCGTTCGTCGGTGGTGTCGTAGTAGGTGGCGTCCAGGTGCGCGACCCCTTTGTCGATCACGGCCGCGACCCCGGCGACACCGGTCAGGTCGGGCAGGCTGCTGTCGTCGGACTCGTACTTCCGCTCGATCTCGCGCTTGGTGTCCGCCATGAACCGAATGTAAGCGGAGACCGGGTGCGGCGACAGGTTCTGCCGGCCCTGAACCGCCCGGTGTACGGCGGCTCAGGCCGACATCGGGCGTTGCACCCGGATGGACTGGAGCAGTCCGACCGCCACCCAGACGGCGAACATCGACGATCCTCCGTAGGACACGAATGGCAGCGGCAGACCGGTGACCGGCATGATTCCGAGGGTCATCCCGACGTTCTCGAAGGACTGGAAGGCGAACCAGGCGACGATGCCCGCCGCGACGATCGTGCCGTACAGCTCGGTGGTCTCGCGGGCGATACGGCAGGCGCGCCAGAGGATGATGCCGAGCAGCAGGATGATCAGTCCGCCGCCGACGAAGCCGAGCTCCTCCCCCGCCACCGTGAAGACGAAGTCGGTCTGCTGCTCGGGGACGAACTGGCCGGTGGTCTGCGAGCCGTGGAACAGCCCCGACCCGGTCAGCCCGCCGGAGCCGATCGCGATGCGCGCCTGGTTGGTGTTGTAGCCGACGCCGGCCGGGTCGAGCTCGGGGTTGGCGAAGGCGGCGAAGCGGGCGATCTGGTAGTCGTCGAGGACGCCGAGCTGCCAGACGGCGATAGCGCCGCTGGTGCCCGCGCCGATGAGGCCGAATACCCAGCGGTTGGAGGCGCCGGAGGCGAGCAGCACCCCGAGCACGATGATGACCATGACCATGACCGAGCCGAGGTCGGGCATGAGCAGGACGATCAGCATGGGTACGGCGGCCAGGCCGAGGGCCTGCACGACCGTGCGGTGGTCGGGGTACTGCTTGTCGCCCGCGTCGACGCGCGCGGCCAGCAGCATCGCCATGCCCAGGATGATCGTGACCTTGACGAACTCCGAGGGCTGCAGCGAGAAGCCGCCGGGGAGCTTGATCCAGGAGTGGGCGCCGTTGATGGTGGAGCCGAGCGGGGTGAGCACCAGCAGGATCAGGAAGACGGACAGGCCGTAGAGGATGGGCACGGCCGTGCGCAGGGCGCGGTGGCCCAGCCACACGGTCCCGACCATGAGGGCGAGGCCGATCCCCGTGTTCAGCAGGTGCCGGACCAGGAAGTAGTACGGGTCGCCCTGGTTGAGCTCGGTGCGGTTGCGGGTCGCCGAGTAGACCAGGACGCAGCCGATCAGCGACAGGGCGATTCCGGCCAGCAGTATCGGCCAGTCCAGTCGGCGGGCCAGCGAGTCACGGGCGAGCAGGCGGGACAGGCCCGCCCGCTGTGGCCCGTAACCGGAGACCTGGAAGCTGTTGGCGCCGGTCATGTGAGCATCCTCCGGCTTCCCCGCCTGCGGTTCCTGCGCCGCCGGCGCCGGGTGTCACGGTTCTCGGGCGACTGGGTGGACACGGTCCCGGCGAGCTGCGGGTCCGGTTCGGTCTCGTTCTTCTGGGTGGCGCGCTGCTCCTTGGCCGGGTCCTTGGAGACCTTCGGCGAGGAGATGGTGCCGTCGGTGCGGACCTTCGGCAGCTTCTTCTGCGGGCTGGGCAGCAGCGCGTTCTTCTTGTCGATGGTGCCGTCGTCGGCGACGCCGTACAGGGCGTCGTAGATGTTGCGGACGGCGGGGCCGGAGGCGCCGGAACCCGTACCACCCTGGGAGATCGTCATGA containing:
- a CDS encoding CYTH and CHAD domain-containing protein translates to MADTKREIERKYESDDSSLPDLTGVAGVAAVIDKGVAHLDATYYDTTDERLAGASVTLRRRTGGSDAGWHLKFPVAPGVRDEIQAPLSDTLPDDLAALVRSRVRTAQLVPVIRLRSDRDARDLVDADGRVLAEISVDAVRAERLTGGGGRTQWTEIEVELADDGDPALLDQVEKKLRKAGVRPSASPSKLARALAETAPRTLAAASPEPSGTAGDHVLAYLRTQRDTIVALDPAVRQDTEDSVHSMRVATRRTRSAFKSFGKVLDRSVTDPIADELKWLAGELGVDRDREVLNERLSAALAEVPPSLVAGPVAERLSSWAGERPGGASARLIGVLDSRRYLALLDALDGVLADPPLLKAAGKKPAKVLGKAVRKDFGKVAALVRQALDLEPGAERDVAIHEARKKTKRTRYAAEAAVPALDGPAKDLVKSMKALQNLLGEHQDSVMARQTLRELAAGAHAAGHSAFTFGLLYGREEQRAAAVEAGLPGFWDGVKHRADAL
- the rodA gene encoding rod shape-determining protein RodA, with product MTGANSFQVSGYGPQRAGLSRLLARDSLARRLDWPILLAGIALSLIGCVLVYSATRNRTELNQGDPYYFLVRHLLNTGIGLALMVGTVWLGHRALRTAVPILYGLSVFLILLVLTPLGSTINGAHSWIKLPGGFSLQPSEFVKVTIILGMAMLLAARVDAGDKQYPDHRTVVQALGLAAVPMLIVLLMPDLGSVMVMVIIVLGVLLASGASNRWVFGLIGAGTSGAIAVWQLGVLDDYQIARFAAFANPELDPAGVGYNTNQARIAIGSGGLTGSGLFHGSQTTGQFVPEQQTDFVFTVAGEELGFVGGGLIILLLGIILWRACRIARETTELYGTIVAAGIVAWFAFQSFENVGMTLGIMPVTGLPLPFVSYGGSSMFAVWVAVGLLQSIRVQRPMSA
- a CDS encoding TIGR03960 family B12-binding radical SAM protein → MSAETAAAAESVFPQLEALLPHVQKPIQYVGGELNSTVKPWESCDVRWALMYPDAYEVGLPNQGVMILYEVLNEQEGVLAERTYSVWPDLEALVREHHVPQFTVDSHRPVKAFDVFGLSFSTELGYTNMLAALDLAGIPLESKDRTIDDPIVLAGGHAAFNPEPIADFIDAAVIGDGEQAVLDMTRVIREWKAEGRPGGREEVLFRLAKTGGVYIPAFYDVEYLPDGRIARVVPNRSGVPWRVSKHTVMDLDEWPYPKQPLVPLAETVHERMSVEIFRGCTRGCRFCQAGMITRPVRERSITGIGDMVEKGLKATGFEEVGLLSLSSADHSEIGDIAKGLADRYEEDKIGLSLPSTRVDAFNVDLANELTRNGRRSGLTFAPEGGSERMRKVINKMVSEDDLIRTVATAYGNGWRQVKLYFMCGLPTETDEDVLQIADMATKVIAKGREVSRSNDIRCTVSIGGFVPKPHTPFQWAPQLSAEETDARLEKLRDKIRGDKKYGRSIGFRYHDGKPGIVEGLLSRGDRRIGAVIRAVYDDGGRFDGWREHFSYDRWMACADKALAPFGVDVDWYTTRERTYEEVLPWDHLDSGLDKDWLWEDWQDALDETEVEDCRWTPCFDCGVCPQMDTHIQIGPTGKKLLPLTVKNAASAPSGHSH